One genomic region from Campylobacter sp. RM5004 encodes:
- the dapA gene encoding 4-hydroxy-tetrahydrodipicolinate synthase — protein sequence MKKEIIGAMTALITPLKNDKIDEVSYEKLIKRQIANGIDAVVPVGTTGESPTLTHEEHRRCIEIAVEVCKGTNVKVLAGAGSNATHEAISLAKFAQDCGAHGILSITPYYNKPMQSGLYKHYEAIANSIDIPIMLYNVPGRTGCEIASSTIIELFRNCPNIYGVKEASGSIDKCVDLLANEPRLRLVSGEDSINYPILSNGGSGVISVTSNLLPNEIANLTHEALKENYKEAKSINDKLYNINKILFCESNPIPIKAAMFIAGLIPSLEYRLPLSAPSKENLKKIEEVMKNYDIKGF from the coding sequence ATGAAAAAAGAAATTATAGGTGCTATGACAGCTCTTATTACGCCACTTAAAAATGATAAAATTGATGAGGTAAGCTACGAAAAACTTATAAAAAGACAAATAGCAAATGGCATTGATGCTGTTGTTCCTGTTGGCACTACTGGAGAAAGCCCAACATTAACTCACGAAGAGCATAGAAGATGTATTGAAATAGCGGTTGAAGTTTGCAAAGGAACAAATGTAAAAGTTCTAGCAGGTGCAGGCTCAAACGCAACTCACGAAGCAATTTCTTTAGCAAAATTCGCTCAAGATTGTGGAGCTCATGGGATTTTAAGCATAACACCATATTATAATAAGCCTATGCAAAGTGGTTTATATAAGCATTATGAAGCGATTGCTAATTCAATAGATATTCCTATCATGCTTTATAATGTTCCAGGAAGAACTGGTTGTGAGATTGCAAGTTCAACAATAATTGAGCTTTTTAGAAATTGCCCTAATATTTACGGAGTAAAAGAAGCTAGTGGAAGTATTGATAAATGCGTTGATTTATTAGCAAATGAGCCTAGATTAAGGCTAGTAAGTGGAGAAGATAGTATAAACTATCCTATTTTAAGCAATGGTGGAAGTGGCGTAATCAGCGTTACATCAAACCTTTTACCAAACGAAATAGCTAATTTAACTCACGAAGCACTAAAAGAAAATTATAAAGAAGCAAAATCTATTAACGATAAACTTTATAATATAAACAAGATTTTATTTTGCGAAAGCAACCCAATTCCAATAAAAGCAGCAATGTTTATAGCAGGACTTATCCCAAGCCTTGAATATCGCTTGCCGCTTAGTGCTCCAAGCAAAGAAAATCTTAAAAAAATTGAAGAAGTTATGAAAAATTACGATATAAAAGGATTTTAA
- a CDS encoding pitrilysin family protein: MNIENKVLENGLKIYAINLNDNSSVVSVNVFYKVGSSYEELGRSGIAHLLEHLSFKSTKDHKAGEFDEIIKSLGGVNNACTSFDYTQYYVNISKTHIKKVLKLYSSMMSDLLFNKDEFYKERDVVLEEERLRVGNDAFGYLYNALYNYAFVKSSYHWTPIGFADDIANLTPKIVKDFYNKFYAPNNACIVISGDLEGIDVFSVCEELFKDKKPKKIKINKAIEPDRTGLKEINLQFPNLNSNLFALAYKIPAFNHEDFEYLKAISIFLNLDKNSIIKNKMLNDYNLCADLDFYAQSSRAENLFIIFGVCNENINPKTAIKKLKELINKTKFSKLDARTIYNQLELSINQVKSNASALANGIGKFECFGDANVFLNSLKIQELDYKKLNLVFKHYLKDDNLTQLILKEKV; encoded by the coding sequence ATGAATATAGAAAATAAAGTTTTAGAAAATGGCTTAAAAATATATGCGATTAATTTAAACGATAATTCAAGCGTAGTTAGTGTTAATGTCTTTTACAAAGTTGGCTCAAGTTATGAAGAATTAGGAAGAAGTGGAATAGCTCATCTACTTGAACACCTATCGTTTAAAAGCACGAAGGATCATAAGGCTGGTGAGTTTGATGAGATTATTAAAAGTCTTGGCGGAGTAAATAACGCTTGCACTAGTTTTGATTACACTCAATATTATGTAAATATTTCTAAGACTCATATTAAAAAAGTCTTAAAGCTTTATTCAAGTATGATGAGCGATTTGTTATTTAATAAAGATGAGTTTTATAAAGAAAGAGATGTGGTATTAGAAGAAGAGCGTCTTAGGGTTGGAAATGATGCTTTTGGCTACTTATACAATGCTTTATATAATTATGCTTTTGTTAAATCAAGCTATCATTGGACGCCTATTGGATTTGCCGATGATATAGCAAATCTTACTCCTAAAATCGTAAAAGATTTTTATAATAAATTCTACGCACCAAATAATGCTTGCATTGTAATTAGTGGGGATTTAGAAGGTATTGATGTTTTTAGTGTTTGCGAAGAATTATTTAAAGATAAAAAGCCTAAAAAAATTAAAATTAATAAAGCAATAGAACCTGATAGAACGGGATTAAAAGAAATCAATTTGCAATTTCCTAATCTAAATTCCAATCTTTTTGCACTTGCTTATAAAATACCTGCATTTAACCATGAAGATTTTGAATATTTAAAGGCAATTTCTATATTTTTAAATCTTGATAAAAACTCAATTATTAAAAACAAAATGCTAAATGATTATAATCTTTGTGCTGATTTAGACTTTTACGCTCAAAGTTCAAGGGCTGAAAATTTATTTATAATCTTTGGAGTTTGTAATGAAAATATTAATCCTAAAACAGCCATTAAAAAATTAAAAGAATTAATTAATAAAACAAAATTTAGCAAATTAGACGCAAGAACTATTTATAATCAATTAGAATTAAGTATAAATCAAGTAAAATCAAACGCAAGCGCCTTAGCTAATGGCATAGGGAAATTTGAATGTTTTGGTGATGCTAATGTCTTTTTAAATTCGCTTAAAATACAAGAATTAGATTATAAAAAACTAAATCTTGTATTTAAACATTACCTAAAAGATGATAATTTAACGCAATTAATTTTAAAGGAGAAAGTATGA
- a CDS encoding ABC transporter ATP-binding protein produces the protein MNLKEIENQNVDQLKLGYVLKRFKHYFKDYKLRFFLAIIGMILASAGTAGSAKIIEPILNKIFVEKDVTLLYILPFGVFALYFIKNLGLYMQTINMGFIGIEITRRLRQKILKKIIVMDMKFFQKHSSGELISRSLNDIGSLQNVLTNFIPEMTREIITTIGLLAVVITQSPKLAFFAFIILPAAMLPIRYFIKKLKSIGVATQQNYASLTSRLNEILGNIELVKSSNAEELELNKYKNCNDNVAKLIYRGTKINAFTSPIMETFGALGVSATIIIGGMEVINGSMQIGNFFSFLTALFLIYTPVKRITNLYASLQTNLAASTRTFYLLDLEPEIKGGERNLNSEIKTLSLNNIGLKYDEKTALDNINVEFKKGEITAIIGKSGSGKSSLVNTILRFYELSDGAIKINNEDYKEYSLNSLREKIAIVTQNIYLFSESIAENIAYANEFNEEQVIKALKLANALDFVNALPDGIYTKLNEKGSNFSGGQRQRLALARAFYKNPEIIIFDEATSALDNESQNLISKSLVNIKKDKIIILIAHRLNSIAIADNILVLDNTKQVGYGNDASLENNQYYKNLKANYEES, from the coding sequence ATGAACCTTAAAGAGATAGAAAACCAAAACGTAGATCAATTAAAATTAGGCTATGTTTTAAAAAGATTTAAACACTATTTTAAAGATTATAAGCTAAGGTTTTTTCTAGCAATTATCGGTATGATTTTAGCTTCTGCTGGAACTGCTGGGAGTGCTAAAATAATTGAACCGATTTTAAATAAAATCTTTGTAGAAAAAGATGTAACCTTGCTTTATATCTTGCCTTTTGGTGTGTTTGCTTTATATTTTATAAAAAACCTTGGGCTTTATATGCAAACAATAAATATGGGTTTTATAGGTATAGAAATTACTAGAAGACTAAGGCAAAAAATCCTTAAAAAAATCATAGTAATGGATATGAAATTTTTTCAAAAACATTCAAGCGGAGAATTAATATCACGCTCATTAAATGATATAGGAAGCTTACAAAATGTCTTAACTAATTTCATCCCTGAAATGACAAGAGAAATTATTACAACAATTGGCTTACTTGCAGTAGTAATTACTCAAAGTCCAAAATTAGCCTTTTTTGCTTTCATAATTTTGCCTGCTGCAATGCTTCCTATTAGATATTTTATAAAAAAGCTAAAAAGCATAGGTGTAGCAACTCAACAAAATTACGCAAGTCTAACTTCAAGATTAAATGAGATTTTAGGCAATATTGAGCTAGTAAAATCATCAAATGCTGAAGAATTAGAATTAAACAAATATAAAAATTGCAATGATAATGTAGCTAAGCTAATTTATCGTGGAACTAAAATAAATGCCTTTACAAGCCCTATAATGGAAACTTTTGGGGCATTAGGTGTATCTGCAACCATAATAATAGGCGGAATGGAAGTAATCAATGGCTCTATGCAAATAGGAAATTTCTTCTCGTTTTTAACAGCTTTATTTTTAATCTATACACCAGTTAAAAGAATTACAAATTTATATGCAAGTCTTCAAACAAACTTAGCAGCAAGCACAAGGACATTTTATTTACTTGACCTTGAGCCTGAGATTAAGGGTGGCGAAAGGAATTTGAATTCGGAAATTAAAACACTAAGCCTAAATAATATAGGTTTAAAATACGATGAAAAAACAGCTTTAGATAATATTAATGTAGAGTTTAAAAAAGGAGAAATTACTGCAATTATAGGAAAAAGTGGCAGTGGTAAAAGCTCTTTAGTAAATACGATTTTAAGATTTTATGAATTAAGTGATGGAGCTATTAAAATCAATAATGAAGATTATAAAGAATATTCGCTTAATAGTCTTAGGGAAAAAATAGCAATCGTTACTCAAAATATATATTTATTTAGCGAAAGCATTGCAGAAAACATAGCTTATGCAAATGAATTTAATGAAGAACAAGTTATAAAAGCTTTAAAATTAGCTAATGCTTTAGATTTCGTAAATGCTTTACCTGATGGAATATATACTAAATTAAACGAAAAAGGTAGCAATTTTAGTGGCGGTCAAAGGCAACGCTTAGCACTTGCAAGGGCTTTTTATAAAAACCCTGAGATAATTATTTTTGATGAAGCAACAAGTGCCTTAGATAATGAAAGCCAAAACCTAATCTCAAAAAGCTTAGTAAATATTAAAAAAGATAAAATTATCATTCTAATAGCTCATAGACTAAACTCAATTGCAATTGCTGATAATATCTTGGTTTTAGATAATACTAAGCAAGTTGGCTATGGAAATGATGCTAGTTTAGAAAATAATCAATATTATAAAAATCTAAAAGCAAATTATGAAGAAAGTTAA
- the cysS gene encoding cysteine--tRNA ligase yields the protein MQFFNSKTRKKEEFISNDECVNIYVCGPTVYDDAHLGHARSSISFDLLKRVIRANGKAVKLAKNYTDIDDKLIKKMNESGKSLAEISEFYIKSYENDMKALNVLKPDISPRATEYVNQMISFIEKLLELKYAYKLDDGIYLNTSLDNLYLSISNKPQDETISRLENEAAKLNASDFVLWKFDDKYYNASFGTGRPGWHTECVCMILDIFPKLHIHCGGADLLFPHHENEACQCRLATKNELADFWLHNGFVNINNEKMSKSLNNSFFVKDALKEFNGETLRFYLLSTHYRQDFNYTIDDLKASKKRLDKIYRLKKRLSLDEINIDLIAPKSELKDKLINALSDDLNTSKALAIIDEWINCVNVIKPNDTIKDEFLAICELIGVGLLKPNDYLQNCDEKFRIQILDLIEQRKVAKQNKDYAKADNIRDELNKLGVSIQDTPNGVDWEIL from the coding sequence ATGCAATTTTTTAATTCAAAAACAAGAAAAAAAGAAGAATTTATTAGTAACGATGAATGCGTAAATATCTATGTATGTGGTCCAACTGTTTATGATGATGCACATCTTGGACATGCAAGATCAAGCATTTCTTTTGATTTATTAAAAAGAGTAATTAGGGCAAATGGCAAAGCTGTAAAATTAGCTAAAAACTATACAGATATAGATGATAAATTAATCAAAAAAATGAACGAAAGCGGCAAAAGTTTAGCTGAAATTAGCGAGTTTTATATAAAAAGTTATGAAAACGATATGAAAGCTTTAAATGTTTTAAAGCCTGATATTAGCCCAAGAGCAACCGAATATGTTAATCAAATGATTAGCTTTATTGAAAAATTACTTGAATTAAAATACGCATATAAATTAGATGATGGTATTTATTTAAATACAAGCCTTGATAATCTTTATCTAAGTATTTCAAACAAACCTCAAGATGAAACTATTTCAAGACTTGAAAATGAAGCTGCTAAACTAAATGCAAGTGATTTTGTATTATGGAAATTTGATGATAAATATTATAATGCTAGTTTTGGCACAGGTCGTCCTGGCTGGCATACTGAGTGCGTTTGCATGATTTTAGATATTTTTCCTAAACTTCATATTCATTGTGGTGGAGCTGATTTATTATTTCCACATCACGAAAACGAAGCTTGTCAATGCCGCTTAGCAACTAAAAATGAATTAGCTGATTTTTGGCTACATAATGGCTTTGTAAATATCAATAACGAAAAAATGAGTAAAAGTCTAAATAATAGCTTTTTTGTAAAAGACGCTTTAAAAGAATTTAATGGAGAAACTTTAAGATTTTATTTATTAAGCACTCATTATAGACAAGATTTTAATTACACGATAGATGATTTAAAAGCCTCTAAAAAACGCCTTGATAAAATATATAGACTTAAAAAAAGGCTAAGCTTAGATGAGATTAATATAGATTTAATAGCACCTAAAAGTGAGTTAAAAGATAAATTAATCAATGCTTTAAGCGATGATTTAAACACATCAAAAGCTCTTGCGATTATAGATGAATGGATAAATTGCGTAAATGTAATTAAGCCTAATGATACTATAAAAGATGAGTTTTTAGCTATTTGTGAATTAATAGGCGTTGGCTTGCTTAAGCCAAATGATTATTTGCAAAACTGCGATGAGAAATTCCGAATTCAAATTCTTGATTTGATTGAACAAAGAAAAGTAGCTAAACAAAACAAAGACTACGCAAAAGCTGATAATATAAGAGATGAATTAAATAAGCTTGGAGTTAGTATTCAAGATACTCCTAATGGCGTTGATTGGGAGATTTTATGA
- the murJ gene encoding murein biosynthesis integral membrane protein MurJ produces the protein MKQELIKKYFFNIFGILISRISGFGRDFLLARFLGASIYSDIFFVMIKLPSVFRTLFTEGTFNQSFLPNLAKTKRKGEFCVKILTIFISILSLICLVVYIFSSFFTKLIAYGFSDDLQVLAAPLVGLNIWYLLIIFCASFLASLLNYKGRFFITSISASIFNFACMFAMLIFKDLEKIELLRMITYFILVSAFIQIFILTLALKDNLIFRSMIIFTRNLKQEFKSKISLKDFFKNFGSSLIGSSSSQLNSIIELALASSLASASISYLNYSTRLYQLPLALIAIAFTQVFFPSLIAYIKQGKIKNAISNIQKIFELMSFLLILAALTGYILSEEIIKLLFERGAFTHENTIECAKVLRLYILCIVPLGLSRLFLAWINANYLHSKAAKISIISCFISIISSLSLIKYFGILAFCISANICAWFILLAYLKVFSYSRFLGILRPFIWLGIIVFSIIFAYVLIYIKGFLNAIF, from the coding sequence ATGAAACAAGAATTAATAAAAAAATATTTTTTTAACATTTTCGGTATTTTAATTTCTAGAATTAGTGGTTTTGGAAGAGATTTTTTATTAGCTAGATTTTTAGGGGCAAGTATTTATTCGGATATATTTTTTGTAATGATTAAACTTCCTAGCGTTTTTAGAACCCTTTTTACCGAAGGAACTTTTAATCAAAGCTTTTTACCAAACCTAGCAAAAACAAAGCGAAAAGGCGAATTTTGTGTAAAAATCTTAACAATTTTTATAAGTATTTTAAGCCTTATTTGTTTAGTGGTTTATATTTTTTCTTCCTTTTTTACAAAATTAATTGCTTATGGTTTTAGCGATGATTTGCAGGTTTTAGCAGCTCCTTTGGTTGGGCTTAATATTTGGTATTTGCTTATTATTTTTTGTGCTTCTTTTCTTGCATCTTTGCTTAATTATAAAGGTAGATTTTTTATAACTAGCATTAGTGCGTCTATATTTAATTTTGCTTGTATGTTTGCAATGCTAATTTTTAAAGACTTAGAAAAAATTGAGCTTTTAAGAATGATTACTTATTTTATTTTAGTAAGTGCATTTATTCAAATATTTATTTTAACACTTGCTTTAAAAGATAATTTAATCTTTCGTTCAATGATAATTTTTACAAGGAATTTAAAACAGGAATTTAAAAGCAAAATCTCTTTAAAAGATTTCTTTAAAAACTTTGGCTCATCACTAATAGGCTCATCAAGTTCTCAGCTAAATTCTATTATAGAACTAGCCCTTGCAAGCTCATTAGCAAGTGCAAGTATTTCATATCTTAATTATTCAACTAGGCTTTATCAATTACCACTTGCTTTAATTGCCATTGCTTTTACTCAAGTATTTTTTCCTAGCCTAATAGCTTATATAAAACAAGGAAAAATAAAAAACGCTATTTCAAATATTCAAAAAATCTTTGAATTAATGTCGTTTTTATTAATTCTAGCAGCACTTACAGGATATATTTTAAGTGAAGAAATAATCAAGCTTTTATTTGAAAGAGGAGCCTTTACTCACGAAAATACCATTGAATGTGCTAAGGTTTTAAGGCTTTATATACTTTGCATTGTTCCACTTGGGCTTTCAAGATTATTTTTAGCTTGGATAAATGCAAATTATTTACACTCAAAAGCTGCAAAAATTTCAATAATTTCTTGCTTTATAAGTATTATTAGCTCGCTTAGTTTAATAAAATATTTTGGGATTTTGGCTTTTTGTATTAGTGCAAATATTTGTGCTTGGTTTATTTTACTTGCTTATTTAAAAGTGTTTTCTTATTCACGCTTTTTGGGTATTCTAAGACCTTTTATTTGGCTTGGAATTATTGTTTTTAGCATAATTTTTGCTTATGTTTTAATATATATAAAAGGATTTTTAAATGCAATTTTTTAA
- a CDS encoding flagellar assembly protein A, with amino-acid sequence MEKYRIKTTKPYDELTNYANQFNLDINNLDFKVIHYETIVTKDGMSQTLLEHELEVFNDDKFFNDDMKIEQVYEIEIIEKIYPLIEFKIGTNKNITKVVANFSAINYDENIEISEVIENIRDLINKRLIKAGILLGIREFSFQEQLIKMLRAFESKQLMEANIVLARGIDPVNAINSTTKLYYQDKKQDENAKKLDYSQRGFINAISKDELIMEFIKPIKAINGRDLKGNAIDASNVNLNNEPDFRVSENIRAVNDELSIKYYANINGYITFSYRDKLYDIKDSVSVQAVDFKTTGSIDAGINKDITLNIDEQDYLKDAIGANLSIEVSTLNVKGNIAQNSVVRAKEANIGGQTHSKSKVYAKKINIEVHRGYCEGDEILVNRLENGTIVGKIVKVKHALGGKIIANKVIVDTLTTNTNIEVSEIALVKECLGENNKFLVSASKSPIIVKNLEKTLASLADTNKDLLAIPKLIESKKSIIDANKDSIMQIRQRLAEMKQSQITPPTAFLQKIRDYQNIVTEYNDLVIKLKDLKDKQRDLEDNLKILQNKVYEAKVINLSKWANLNEIKFKLLYPDIELAYNTKANEEIYCLKLERIMKGDEESAKIVMLNKAQIGEFENEFVDERQEN; translated from the coding sequence TTGGAAAAATACAGAATTAAGACTACAAAACCTTATGATGAATTAACAAATTATGCTAATCAATTTAATTTAGATATAAACAATTTAGATTTTAAAGTAATTCATTATGAAACTATCGTTACAAAAGATGGAATGAGTCAAACACTTTTAGAACATGAATTAGAAGTATTTAATGATGATAAGTTTTTTAATGATGATATGAAGATAGAGCAGGTTTATGAAATAGAAATCATAGAAAAGATTTATCCTTTAATAGAATTTAAAATAGGAACTAACAAAAATATTACTAAAGTTGTAGCTAATTTTAGTGCTATTAATTATGATGAAAATATAGAAATTTCAGAAGTAATTGAAAATATTAGAGATTTAATAAATAAAAGACTAATTAAGGCTGGAATTTTATTAGGTATTAGGGAGTTTTCTTTTCAAGAACAACTTATAAAAATGTTAAGAGCATTTGAGAGCAAACAATTAATGGAGGCAAATATTGTATTAGCAAGGGGGATTGACCCTGTTAACGCGATTAATTCAACTACTAAATTATATTATCAAGATAAAAAGCAAGATGAAAATGCAAAAAAGCTTGATTATTCTCAGCGTGGTTTTATAAACGCAATAAGCAAAGATGAATTAATCATGGAATTTATTAAACCTATAAAAGCAATTAATGGAAGAGATTTAAAGGGTAATGCTATTGATGCAAGTAATGTTAATTTAAATAATGAGCCAGATTTTAGAGTAAGTGAGAATATTAGAGCTGTTAATGATGAATTAAGCATAAAGTATTATGCAAATATTAATGGTTATATTACATTTTCTTATAGAGATAAATTATATGATATAAAAGATAGTGTAAGCGTTCAAGCAGTTGATTTTAAAACAACAGGCTCAATTGATGCAGGAATTAATAAAGACATTACTTTAAATATAGATGAGCAAGATTATTTAAAAGATGCTATAGGAGCAAATTTAAGCATAGAAGTTAGCACTTTAAATGTAAAAGGAAATATCGCACAAAATTCAGTAGTAAGAGCAAAAGAAGCAAATATAGGCGGACAAACTCACTCAAAAAGTAAAGTTTATGCAAAAAAAATCAATATAGAAGTGCACAGAGGATATTGCGAAGGCGATGAGATTTTAGTAAATAGATTAGAGAATGGAACAATAGTTGGTAAAATCGTAAAAGTAAAACACGCTTTAGGTGGCAAAATAATAGCAAATAAAGTTATAGTTGATACTCTTACAACCAATACAAATATAGAAGTTAGTGAAATTGCTTTAGTTAAAGAATGTTTAGGAGAAAATAATAAGTTTTTAGTAAGCGCTAGTAAATCTCCTATAATTGTCAAAAATCTTGAAAAAACTTTAGCAAGTTTAGCTGATACTAATAAAGATTTATTAGCTATACCAAAATTAATTGAAAGTAAAAAATCAATAATTGATGCTAATAAAGATAGCATAATGCAAATTAGACAAAGATTAGCAGAAATGAAGCAAAGTCAAATTACTCCACCTACTGCTTTTTTACAAAAAATAAGAGATTATCAAAATATTGTTACAGAATATAATGATTTAGTAATTAAGCTAAAGGACTTAAAAGATAAACAAAGAGATTTAGAAGATAATTTAAAAATATTGCAAAATAAAGTCTATGAAGCAAAGGTTATAAACCTTAGTAAATGGGCTAATTTAAATGAAATTAAGTTTAAATTATTATATCCTGATATAGAGCTAGCGTATAACACTAAAGCTAATGAAGAGATTTATTGCTTAAAGCTTGAGCGTATTATGAAAGGCGATGAAGAAAGTGCTAAAATCGTAATGCTTAACAAGGCTCAAATCGGAGAATTTGAAAATGAATTTGTAGATGAAAGGCAAGAGAATTGA
- the ruvA gene encoding Holliday junction branch migration protein RuvA, with amino-acid sequence MIVYLEGEVIKKTPTYITLKTYGVGYGVNLSLLTAAKINKQDKVALLITQIIKEDSHKLYGFLEESEQILFEVLIKVNGIGAASAMALLSSMDVASLQSAIINENAKALCKAPGIGAKTASRLILELKDKIIKLGISAENNYYYEASEALLALGFKQDAVIKALKDINANSVSEVIKLALKKLS; translated from the coding sequence TTGATAGTATATTTAGAAGGCGAAGTTATTAAAAAAACTCCAACTTATATAACATTAAAAACTTATGGAGTAGGTTATGGAGTAAATCTTAGTTTATTAACAGCTGCAAAGATTAATAAACAAGATAAGGTAGCTTTATTAATAACTCAGATTATTAAAGAAGATTCACATAAATTATATGGCTTTTTAGAAGAAAGCGAACAAATATTATTTGAAGTTTTAATTAAGGTAAATGGAATAGGTGCAGCAAGTGCTATGGCACTTTTATCTTCAATGGATGTTGCTAGCTTACAAAGTGCAATTATTAATGAAAATGCAAAAGCTTTATGTAAAGCTCCAGGAATCGGAGCAAAAACAGCTAGTAGATTAATATTAGAATTAAAAGATAAAATAATTAAACTTGGCATTAGTGCAGAAAACAATTATTATTACGAAGCAAGCGAAGCATTACTTGCGCTTGGGTTTAAACAAGATGCAGTGATTAAGGCTTTAAAAGATATTAATGCAAATAGTGTTAGTGAAGTAATAAAACTAGCTCTTAAAAAATTAAGTTAA
- a CDS encoding D-alanine--D-alanine ligase: MKYAMIFGGNSYEHEISIVSAVTVAKLLDDVIFIYVSFENEFYLIDKNNMNANYFAKGSYKSLKPLILQKGGFFVKKMLGFEKINFDVAINIVHGKDGEDGKIASLFDFYNISYIGPRTAASVLSFDKHLTKIYADEVGVKTIPYKLLKSKNDEVEFPVILKPARLGSSIGINIVKNKEDFAYAYDSSSEFDEKVLAEPFIENIKEVNLAGFFDGEKIIYSKIEEPKKDGHLDFDQKYLSFKQEKIEEVVLNEEIVNKLKSAFANLYMPLFKGALIRCDFFIKDNEVYLNEINPNPGSYANYLFDDFKTCLEKLAKAVEKEPKIKENFAFLNKIVRAK; encoded by the coding sequence ATGAAATATGCAATGATTTTTGGTGGTAATTCATACGAGCATGAAATAAGTATAGTAAGTGCTGTAACCGTGGCAAAATTATTAGATGATGTAATTTTTATTTATGTTAGTTTTGAAAATGAATTTTATTTAATAGATAAAAACAATATGAATGCAAATTATTTTGCAAAAGGAAGTTATAAAAGCTTAAAACCTTTAATTTTACAAAAAGGCGGATTTTTTGTTAAAAAAATGCTAGGTTTTGAAAAAATTAATTTTGATGTAGCTATAAACATAGTTCATGGAAAAGATGGAGAAGACGGCAAAATCGCATCATTATTTGATTTTTATAATATTTCATATATAGGACCTAGAACTGCAGCGAGCGTGCTTAGTTTTGATAAGCATTTAACTAAGATTTATGCAGATGAGGTTGGAGTTAAGACAATACCTTATAAATTATTAAAAAGTAAAAATGATGAAGTAGAATTTCCTGTTATTTTAAAACCAGCAAGGCTTGGAAGTAGTATAGGAATAAACATTGTAAAAAATAAAGAAGATTTTGCATATGCATATGATAGCTCAAGCGAATTTGATGAAAAGGTTTTAGCAGAGCCTTTTATTGAAAATATAAAAGAAGTAAATTTAGCTGGATTTTTTGATGGCGAAAAAATAATTTATTCAAAAATAGAAGAGCCTAAAAAAGATGGGCATTTAGATTTTGATCAAAAATATTTAAGCTTTAAACAAGAAAAAATTGAAGAAGTAGTATTAAATGAAGAAATAGTAAATAAGCTTAAATCTGCATTTGCTAATCTTTATATGCCTTTGTTTAAAGGTGCTTTGATTAGATGTGATTTTTTTATAAAAGATAATGAAGTTTATTTAAATGAAATAAATCCAAATCCAGGTTCTTATGCAAATTATTTATTTGATGATTTTAAAACTTGCTTAGAAAAACTAGCAAAAGCAGTAGAAAAAGAGCCAAAAATTAAAGAAAATTTTGCATTTTTAAACAAAATCGTAAGAGCTAAATAA
- a CDS encoding thermonuclease family protein: MRFILIFLLSLNLFAGEYFVSKVMDGDTIQVRNGKKKLKIRLYGIDAPETSQNFGAYCTKVLSSRVIGRNVDLKFKGKDKYKRHIAIVYLDDVDINRYMVQEGCAWAYSYYTNMYKSDELKAKQELKGLWIDKNAQNPYEWRKKHKHKRSESEELIKLFKWLVA, translated from the coding sequence ATGAGATTTATTTTAATTTTTTTACTAAGTCTTAATTTGTTTGCAGGAGAGTATTTTGTATCAAAAGTAATGGACGGAGATACTATTCAAGTAAGAAATGGTAAGAAAAAATTAAAAATAAGATTATACGGAATTGATGCACCAGAAACTAGTCAAAATTTTGGTGCATATTGCACTAAAGTATTATCATCAAGAGTTATTGGTAGAAATGTGGATTTGAAATTTAAAGGCAAAGATAAATATAAAAGACATATAGCTATTGTGTATCTTGATGATGTTGATATAAATCGTTATATGGTTCAAGAAGGTTGTGCTTGGGCTTATTCTTATTATACAAATATGTATAAAAGCGATGAATTAAAAGCTAAGCAAGAATTAAAAGGCTTATGGATAGATAAAAACGCACAAAATCCTTATGAGTGGCGTAAAAAACATAAGCATAAAAGAAGCGAAAGCGAAGAGCTTATAAAACTATTTAAATGGTTAGTAGCATGA